Genomic DNA from Danio rerio strain Tuebingen ecotype United States chromosome 5, GRCz12tu, whole genome shotgun sequence:
ATAACTAGAATATAACCAGAAGCAGGTGAGCCACGTAcccagcaaacattttttgtgtCTAAAAGATGTCTAAGCATAGATGGCTTGGCTGAAACATAGCTTACTTTAGGCTGTCAGTGGAAATCTattagatgtctaagaatagctATTAGTGGAAACAAAATACTGTGGAAGGCGATgaagaacattcttcaaaatatcttcctttgtgcaACTAAAGAAAGAAACTATAGTGGAGGCTAATGatgacatcattttcatttttggttgaactatcactttaatataataatgttatatttgttttctgttttgcaaacagttcatcaaactcaagACGTTGCTTGAGGATGAATTCCCCAACGAACTTGAGATTGtatgtcatttaaataattttatcatGACAAACCttaatgtaaatcatttattaatatatgtGCATGTTCAATTGCACAAAGGCTTGTTGTCTCCTGATTATCTTTTCTGTTGTACTATGAATTCCCCTGTGCAGACTGGTGAGGGCACACCCTCGACCACAGGCTGGTTGGAGGTGGAAGTAAACGGCAAGTTGGTGCACTCTAAGAAGGTAAGTATTGATCTCTCACTCGCTCTGTTTACTCCCATAGATCACAGTTATATATTTTTGAATTTGCCATAATATCATTATCATACCATAATGAATTTACCATTATTTCTAGCCTTTTCTCAGGCACCGTtcacactagtgcgttttagttcgAAAACACATACGTTTTGCTaaggttacgccatccgtccacactacgccggagtttgaGCGCCAAAAATAGAGCGTTTTGAAAATGCTAGACAGGCCGctttcattctgaaatgctgttgctccatctcagtgtggatgggggaaaacagagacatctgaaaacggaggcgtggctgctgagattcgctacctgattggggcttttgtgtcattgcgtatccttctcttattcatcaagcccctatcacatgactataacacatggcttttacgctaccggaagacagcagaccagccttcactgtaaacaacaacatgggcacagaaatgggagcgttgcttgcactattgtctgttttaggcgccattgtgcagttattcatttgttacgtttagtaacaacttgccctcgtcgtctgtccacaaaaatacctctcttgctttctttgccatcgcgttcattgttcaaccggagTTTGTTGACTACCAATAACCAAATGCTAAGCGAGACACAcacttcctgtttatactagaacgcgcatggccagagtgcgcgaatggtcacgtgatacaCACTTTTGGTGGAGTattgtggacggagatatgttcagaaacgctaggtgaaacggtagtgtggacgcagattgtttttgatctaaaacgctgttttaatacaaaaatgctctagtgtaaatggggcctcagTTTCTATGTTAaattaggctgatttatacttctgtgtcgagtgattGGCATGACCAACGCTGCCTGCCTTGCGCGTAGTTATGCATTTATGTCGAGTTTTTCGCGaacgttttgttttttctgaacgctacaagtagctaaaactcactcattcagaggcgggaaccggtGTTGCgagatatagctgactttttccagccAAAAAACTGTCCAAAACCTGCCTTAAAGCACTAAAAAGCGCCCAGAAAATCAGTTtaataattaattgaatttaatttatttaaatgtaaattaacctagttactttaactgtcatcATATTTAACAATACAACAACCAACTCCAGCAGTCACAGAAGCACAACATAACCGGATCACATTGAAACCCTTCCTCTTACCCCCACACTGCACTTAATGTTGTGTAGAATACACTACCTataatgctgtgtttacaccagatgtGGAAGAAGCATCAAGTGTGAGTgattttacatgttaagtcaaggcaaagacgcgaatagacatcctgcggcgcgaatgaTGCAATCCATGCTAACGAAGCAGCTCGAATTGAGTGTTTTGTGCGATCGTAGCTAAAAATCTAAAACCCaccaaaatgcaaaaatacccacccagtcttctgtactcacgaaaatcacgtcagtgacagattttgagCAGTaaattacagattgtaagcatacgtttcaaacacaataatttaacatcaaaattatcatcagcattactgaccaggacaaatctaaagtctgttcaagtccaccattctaagtctatacaaaatttagcattttaaccaaccacagctacacaaagcctattgctgttttaccacatgtgtgagaataagaataataatagcccactcatattaacctttattttatatctacagtattgtgaaaaaaatcgtgatctttattttaggcaataaaatttgcgattctcattttagccagaatcgtgcagctctactacaCGTGAAAGGGAGTCAGATTTGTttgggagtcagattttgatacaactttccttcacctTCTCTTGCGGATGGGCCAACGCGGTTTGTGCTATGCACTGGTCACTAATAACTGAATGGAGTAGGAGCACACAGTtctgttttgttaaataagttgcaCATAAAACGTAAGtttcaaaaccgcccaaatttTGTCAACTCGTCAATGCCATTTTGTTTTACCCTCACAATCAAATTTAAAactgcccaatctggcaacactggaacTGTGGGATGTACAgatttaatcataaggtaaacaccaaacaagtctccatctggagcttcttcaCTAGACTCGACACATGTAAACACTCACTCTGTCAGGCTtgtggctctcagcaccgcccaatcacagctaccaagccgaccaatcatagagcttgcCCTATGCGTGGTGGGTGGTTACACTTTTTGAGAGATGCGCATTAGCCATGGCGAGAGACCATATGCGTGCActtgaagtataaatcagcctttatagggaaatcaaaaatgaaaactcactCAGTATTTACttgccctcaagtggtttcaagcctttttgagtttctttatcaaacacaaaagatgatgtaTTGAAGGAAGCTGACAAATGGTATCCATTGACATCTAAAtagaaaaaacaatacaatagaactcgatggttaccagttttcagcattcttcaacatgtcttcttttgtgttaaacagaagaaagttaaacaggtttggaacaagtgcagGGCAGTAAATGATTTTCAGCGATCCCTTTAGCTATTGCCCAGTGCAGTGttcatgactgaatgttttgctATGCAAATCTTGTTTGGCAAAGTTCATGTCTACAGTACTTTACATGTAATTTGATCTTTGACAGAACGGAGATGGATTCGTCGACTCCGATTCAAAAATGCAGAAAATCGTGACTGCCATCGAGCAGGCCATGGGGAAATGAGCATGAACTGATCATAGAGGGTAATAAAACTCACCATAAGCTTTTTATTGTAACATTTAAGCAAATGAACTCCTCCTTTTCTAATTCTGTTCTGTGTTGCATTTTCACAGCAGTTTTTCTTCTCTGTTTGTGGGACTCCTGGGTAGTGCAACAATGATGGTGACGTCCAAAGTGTTTCGGGCACGGATGTTGCTTGATGCTCTCCGCTCTTCCCAGGAGAAGATCATCAGAGCAGGAAACTCCCTGTGTAAACGGCTTCAGATTAACGATTTAATGGTTGAAAACAAAAAGGGAAATCTTTCAATTGGACACAATTTGTCAGAACGTGTTAAATTAATGGTACTTTTGACCTGATCTTTGTTTTTCTCAGTATGTTTGCCTTTGCTACAACGCACAACTTTAGGGAATATTTGGCATTACTTAAAACTTTAAAGCAATAAAGGATGTTACtggctttgtctttttgtttattgGGGCTCGGCATCTTTGCAGCACAGAATTCTGccaaacattaaatatatatatacagcagggGAAatgagtattgaacatgtcatgttttttttctgggaataatatttctaaaggagacGTTGACATTGAACCAGATTCgggtaaaaacacaaacaatacaaacatgaaaataaaacaaaacaaaaaatgtgatgACAAGGAgtaactactgaaatgtatttcatACTTTATATAAAGGCTTTTTTGGAGCCAgtcatatggagaataaagtcacattattttctcaggtgtgatttttttttttttttttttttttttttttgacagacttgtgtaaaaatcttgatgtttctgtaggtctcatctatcaaatctggtctttaatttgtatattctaatggattcaggtcaggggattggctgggccattctacagcttgatttactttctctgaaagcattcgagagtttccttggctgtgttttgggtcattgtcttgctaaaatgctGGTTTCATCCATAttatcctgataatgtagatgtaggactaaagcagctaatatgAATTTACAATGGCGAAGGGCAGAGAGTTGccgaagaactactgagagatttcagctgctgtctgggctttccatgtctttctactcccccctttcttcatgtgttcaatactttttctgtgtgtcatttcattttattaagcaTAACTTAAATTGTAACAtagttagatttgttttcttggcatatatggatttctttggttgttaccaacatccagggaaaatttcaagtcaccggctcctttagaaatattttttttcggagaaaaatggtgacgcgttcaatacttattttaacaCTGTCACACAAAGGGTTGTATAACATGTCAAAATCTAAAATGACCCAGAATATAgatcataaaaatgaaaatgtaaatgggacattttttataaacatttcctCGTAGCAGTCTTAAAGTAAGAAGCTGTCAAACTGGTGTGAACAGAGAAGAACTGCCACTTCAAACTCTGAAGCAAACGGTGAGATTTggttgaagattaccaaaacaacctTTTTTTCCCAGTAAATTAACTTGCGAGGATTATTGATCACCTAAAAAGTAACAATGTGTGCTAATAAACTAGGTAAATTCTGATTTCATACTTAAATCCCTTGAAAATATTCTGCAGTCTTTCGATTATATACAAATAAtcctttaaaggaatagttcaatgAAAACTATCACAAGCCTGTTCttccttttttaaaacaatatgataTTTTGATAAATCCAGTATGCATTGACATCCATACTATTTGCTTTTTCTACCATGGATATCAATAGATACTGTAAACAGAGTGTCCTGACCTTTTATCATACTTGTCAGATTATACTACCAAAACTATTTGAATAGTTCTGTGGTTGGGGTAAGTTATGGTGATGTTACAGATTTATATCACATCGCTACATCAAAATTTAACCTGAAAGTGGGACATCAGTAGCAAACAGTCAATCACATGCTTTAAATTATAACATTACTGTGATTGACATCTTGCAATAtactaaaccagtgtttctcaactacgttcctggagggccagctcaacacattttccatgtctccataaccaaacacacctgattaagatCATCTGCTTATTagaagagactgaaagacctgtaatagctgtgacagacaaaggagacatccaaaacatgcattgCTGgttgtcctccaggaacgtggttgagaaacactggactaATCGAAATTCAGAAGcaataatggtttaaaaatacgggaaaattaaaaacatttactttATATAGCAAGATGAAAGGAGCTGTCCACCAAAGAGGAGAGCTAAAAGAAAACAGTCTGATTTATATTGTAAAGTGTATGTAAGTTTGTAAAAACAGTTGTTGTTCATGTGTATACAGAGACTCAGAAGCCTAAGCTCATCTGTaatctaattcattcattttccttcagcttagtcccttaggttgccatagcggaatgaaccgccaactattccagcatatgttttgtgcagcggatgaccttccagccacaacccatcactggaaaacacccatgcactctcattcacacacatacactacggccaatttttggtcacccaattcaactgtaccgcatgtctttggactgtgggggaaacccacgcgaacacgaggagaaacatgcaaactcagaaatgccaaatggcccagcctggacttgaaccagcaaccttcttgctgtttggcgacagtgctaacgacttaaatctaaaattatatataattgatggcggttcattccactatggcgaccccggattattaaagggacttagacaaaaagaaaatgaatgaatatataattaaACTCATTTGTCgattaataaactaaaattgcTTTTGTCTAatggattaaaaatataataattataaatcatttaaaaaaataataaataattctcaaTCACATCAGAAGATTTTAATCTCTAAAACTGTTAAACTAAATAGTGAACTTTAAATTGGGGCAAGGGGATCGGGAGGAGTGGCTTCATTGCATCAGAGATGTGCACTTTGCTTATAGTTGATTGGTTTGTGATCTCTAAACCAGACTATAACCAGAAGCAGGTGAGCCACGTAACCAGCAGGCATAGACTGCTAAACATAGATGGCTTGGATAAAACAAGGCCAAAATTTGTCTATCAGTGAAAATCTGATAGATGTCAAAGAATAGCTCAAAATGAAACACACAATGAGCGAACATCTGTCACTCACATCTGTCACATGCGTAACAGAgattttcctcataaatgcaaaaattctTATATTTTATGTAAGAATAAGATCCAATTTTCTCCTTctgattagtattatttattttatgatgcgcagtttaattcacagaatattTAGTATGTGAGCCTCACAAATGTTTTGGATCActtccataacgcatgtttatttttctcgTGTAAAATATAAAACGTGTACATGTTGATATTTTTCAGATCCCTTAGTTAACTCTGTGAATAGTTGTTTGGAATATATAAACAGATGCttcaatatactgttaacatataaccacattctctgtgaatttatgtttcaaGCTTGCCACAGAAATTACACATCCATAATGCTGTAATGGTTCCACAGTATGGACATACACTCACTGGTTACTTTATTAGGtttacctgtccaactgctcattaacgcaattttctaatcaaccaatcacttGACAGAAACTCAAtgcttttaggcatgtagacatggtctatGTCTGGGGAATGGGGAAAAAATGTGACTTAAGTAACTATGAACGTGACACATGGATAatggtgccagactggctggtgTGAGTATTTAAGAAAATGCTGATCTACCTGGATTTTCAAGCAAaagcatctctagggtttacacagaatggtccgaaaaagaaaatatccagtgagcggcagttctgtgtgggcaaatgccttgatgatgccagcgatcagaggagaatggccagactggttccagctgatagaaaggcaacagtaacttaaataaccacttgctacaaccaaggtatgcagaagagcatttctgaacgcacaacacatcaaccttgaggcagatgggctacagcagcagaagatcacactaggtgccactcctgtcagctaagatcaggaatctgaggctacaatacgcacaggctcaccaaaattggacaatagaacattggaaaaacattacctggtctgatgagtatcgatttctgctgcgacataaggatggtagggtcagagtttggcgtcaacaacatgaaagcatggatccatcctgccttgtatcaacgttcCAGGCTGCttgtgatggtgtaatggtgtggggatatttctACCTGAGTatcgctgaccatgtccatccctcaatgaccacagtgtacccatcttctgttgGCTTCTTCCAgtaggataacgcagcatgtcaaaAAGCGCAAATtatctcagactgttttcttgaatatgacaatgagttcactgtactcaagtggcctccacagtcatcggatctcaatccaatagagcacctttgggacatggtggaatgggagatttgcatcatggatgtaaAGCCGAcaagtctgcagcaactgtgtgatgctatcatgtcaatatggaccaaaatctctgaggaatattaccttgttgaatctatgccatgaaggattaaagcagttgtGAAGGCAAAAGTGTGTCCAACCTGGTGGCCTAAGGTGTAtataataaagtggtcggtgagtgtagATAGATATACAATTTCACTGTAAATTATATATTCACATGAacttattgaataaataaattgtgaacaAAAAATTGTTTAATACTGCACATCTGCTACATACGCTAGTCAGTTTTGGCTAGTGTGTAGCTAACTACAAGGCACAACATGAATGCAGGACGCTGCCGTcatatcatttaataaaaaaatagcacCCTTCATAAAATATCAACGCGCTTTCGAGCAATGCTATGTGGCCTGTATGGGAATGAAGGCTTTTTCACTTGTCTGTTTTTTCCCATAATTCCAGCAGAAGCGCTGTGCCGCAGACACACTCCGGAAGTGAGGCGTTTATTGACAATATGGCGACCGGGCCAGCTGAGCGGGGACTGGACGTTTTTCGGGTTTGCCAGTGACCGCTGATGTGCGTTATGAAAGCGATGAAGTGATATGAATGAAGGGAATCGGGAGTCGTCGGGATGTTGTCTCTGAGCTGAGCGCGCGTTCACAGCTTCAGATTCATCATGTCGTTCTTCAGGCGGAAAGGTAAGGAAGTGGCCGCTCCATGATGATGATGGcagtggtggtggtgatgatggggTGCTCGCTGGACTCTCTgggcatttctggagatcgtgtaCACATTAACGTGACACCAAAAACGCCTTTATTATTCATATAATCCCCTTTATATGCGTATAGGATTGTCTTTTCTGTGTATCAGCTAATCAGGATGTGGCATTCGCGGTTCATGTGCACGTTTTGCTGTTCAGGTCAACAAATGAGAGCTTAATTTTTCTATAGTTACAATCTTCTGTAGAAATAACACTTCATTctggtaaaaaaaacaagcaaaccagTTGTGTTTATGTTCTCGTGTACATTCTAGAAATACTCCTGTTATAGTGTCAGTCATCTGACAGTTGCCATGTAGTAATTCACGTATATCATTTGGAATGAGGCAGTAATTTCCCATAGGACACATAAGTTACAGTGTAAGATCCCAAAACTTTAATTTGATCTAGCCATGGGCCGGTAAACAATTCTGATGGTAtgaaaaccttggataaaaatatcacggtctcatttgttattgttattacttctctaaaataaactatttttaaatgtctttatgtaacaatattttttccatttaacacatcatatattattttaactaaacatgtcaggctaaataaatataacaaatcaTTGACTTCTCCTGTCTTCACTACTTCAAAACTTAAAAAGGATATCGTCttggatatttattttatttggatataaagtaagccactgcactgttgaCAGTGCAGGCCTGTAGGGTTGAGGGGCGCTTGGTGAGTTTAAAAAAATTGGGCCCactattgtattaaaaaaaaaaaaaaaaaaaaaaagtgagaagaAAGCTACAAAAAAAAGTGAGAAGaaagcacaatttttttttaaacatttaagtgtatatatttttaattgctgtaacatatttaatctaaaatgcatatgtaaaaatatttactcaGATTTAAACAAATAAGTTTGCAAGTAATGAAAAGTATTGCAAATGAAAGTGCAAGTGTGTTGTAAAAACAAATTGCACATAATGcaaacgaaataaaataaataaaaaatttaggaGGAAGGGCACAAATTGGACACGTGTAACATTACATCACTTTACACTCGAGCACACTTTTAAGGGTTTAAATTGACCGTGAGCAATTTGTAGAGTTATGTGGAATCTGTGTAGGAATACGTTACATCATTCTAGTTCACCCAATAGCTG
This window encodes:
- the selenow1 gene encoding selenoprotein W, 1 (UGA stop codon recoded as selenocysteine), whose protein sequence is MTVKVHVVYCGGUGYRPKFIKLKTLLEDEFPNELEITGEGTPSTTGWLEVEVNGKLVHSKKNGDGFVDSDSKMQKIVTAIEQAMGK